One window of the Brevibacterium limosum genome contains the following:
- a CDS encoding MFS transporter, protein MTSDPHGTSPQSATRKGALTSPAGGASTNPGKVAFASFIGTTVEWYDYFLFGTAAVLVLNEQFFPSLDPVAGQLASLSTFAVAFVARPLGGVIFGHFGDRLSRKSMLVLSLLMMGVATFAIGLLPGYATIGVAAPVLLVLLRVVQGFGVGGEWGGAVLMAVEHAPPHKKAFYGAWPQAGVPAGSVLSSLVFFLVQLMPNDQFMSWGWRIPFLISAVLVLIGLFIRLRLTESPELNEVKEEKKVAGLPFIELFKASKKSLLIGVFCLVGSNTLFYIASVYLLSYAPEATGLTRGEVLLAIAIGASFDVIAIPLVAIFADRHGKRTMMLIGSLVTAIAAIPIFWAINTGTFLGAVLAMIIAFPVAHSIVYATSSGFISGLFDPQVRYTGASISYQIGGLISSAPAPMISVLLFTTFQSWVPVALYLVAANLLAGVFVFFDDRNRSIAK, encoded by the coding sequence TTGACGTCTGATCCACATGGCACGAGCCCACAGAGTGCGACCCGTAAGGGTGCTCTGACCAGTCCCGCGGGCGGCGCAAGCACCAACCCTGGAAAGGTTGCATTCGCCAGCTTCATCGGCACTACCGTCGAGTGGTATGACTATTTCCTCTTCGGCACCGCAGCCGTGCTCGTGCTCAATGAGCAGTTCTTCCCCTCGCTCGACCCTGTCGCCGGTCAGCTAGCTTCGCTCAGCACCTTCGCAGTCGCCTTCGTCGCACGGCCCCTGGGCGGCGTGATCTTCGGGCACTTCGGTGACCGACTCAGCCGCAAATCCATGCTCGTGCTGTCCTTGCTGATGATGGGTGTGGCGACCTTCGCCATCGGCTTGCTGCCCGGCTACGCCACGATAGGTGTCGCCGCACCCGTCCTTCTCGTGCTCCTGCGGGTGGTCCAGGGCTTCGGTGTCGGAGGGGAATGGGGAGGCGCGGTTCTCATGGCCGTCGAACATGCCCCTCCGCATAAGAAGGCGTTCTACGGAGCCTGGCCGCAGGCGGGTGTGCCAGCTGGGTCAGTCCTCTCGAGCCTCGTGTTCTTTCTCGTCCAGCTCATGCCCAATGACCAGTTCATGTCCTGGGGCTGGCGCATCCCGTTCCTCATTTCCGCCGTGCTCGTTCTCATCGGCCTCTTCATTCGCCTGCGCCTGACCGAATCTCCGGAACTGAATGAGGTCAAGGAAGAGAAGAAGGTCGCCGGTCTGCCGTTCATCGAACTCTTCAAAGCCTCGAAGAAGTCGCTGCTCATCGGCGTCTTCTGCCTCGTCGGCTCGAACACCCTCTTCTATATCGCGAGCGTCTACCTTCTGTCCTATGCTCCAGAGGCCACCGGGTTGACTCGCGGTGAGGTGCTGCTGGCGATTGCTATCGGTGCCTCTTTCGATGTCATCGCCATCCCTCTCGTGGCGATCTTCGCCGACCGGCACGGCAAGCGCACCATGATGCTCATCGGCAGCCTCGTTACCGCGATCGCAGCAATCCCGATCTTCTGGGCGATCAATACCGGGACGTTCCTCGGTGCCGTGCTGGCCATGATCATCGCGTTTCCGGTCGCACATTCGATTGTCTATGCGACGTCCTCGGGCTTCATCTCCGGACTCTTCGACCCGCAGGTCCGCTATACCGGCGCATCGATCTCCTACCAAATCGGCGGTCTGATCTCCTCAGCTCCGGCACCGATGATCTCCGTGCTGCTGTTCACGACGTTCCAGTCGTGGGTGCCAGTGGCCCTGTACCTCGTTGCGGCTAACCTGTTGGCAGGGGTCTTTGTCTTCTTCGACGACAGAAATCGTTCCATAGCCAAATGA
- a CDS encoding amidase — translation MIDGQSQPTDGQVQPMGRQAHRMDAHTLAEVERAGAQFNAVTAMTVDRAEAVDAESSERRDSGQPPRRLEGIPFAIKDVIDLVGYPTTMGSDVRSDKSAAASATVVTRLEEAGAIPVAKTNCQEYSYGILGDESAFGRVVNTVDPALCTAGSSSGSAALVAAGAVPLALGTDTAGSVRVPAACQGVFGFKPSFGVVPVDGVFPLSPAFDTVGLFASDLGLLTTAFEVIREDDSGEATGSSAASFPAGSGERTIDVSLFADEDDRARDLLMTVPDLTITSANGPGLVELLDDLAPIYDFIRLYEAFDVHRELFAEHAANYQPGVAKKIEAGLGLGEAEYRMQLKALAELRERALTVFDAADFLLTPAIDGPVIRWDEIAADSAAKFMRYSMPFNVLGWPALTIPLPGAGTSEGPQAVQLVGRPGGDRELLAFASRLG, via the coding sequence ATGATCGACGGGCAGTCGCAGCCGACGGATGGACAGGTTCAGCCGATGGGCCGGCAGGCTCATCGGATGGATGCGCACACCCTCGCCGAGGTGGAGCGTGCCGGTGCGCAGTTCAACGCCGTCACAGCGATGACCGTTGACCGCGCCGAAGCAGTCGACGCCGAGTCGTCCGAGCGTCGGGACTCCGGCCAGCCGCCTCGGCGGCTCGAAGGGATCCCGTTCGCGATCAAGGACGTCATCGACCTCGTCGGATATCCGACGACGATGGGATCGGACGTGCGCAGCGATAAGTCGGCGGCAGCCTCGGCGACGGTCGTGACCCGACTCGAGGAAGCGGGTGCGATCCCGGTCGCGAAGACGAACTGCCAGGAGTACTCGTACGGGATCCTCGGTGACGAATCCGCATTCGGCCGCGTCGTCAATACCGTCGATCCGGCGTTGTGCACCGCCGGGTCGAGCTCGGGTTCGGCCGCACTCGTCGCTGCCGGCGCTGTGCCGTTGGCGCTGGGCACGGACACGGCCGGATCCGTGCGTGTCCCCGCCGCCTGCCAGGGCGTGTTCGGGTTCAAACCGAGCTTCGGCGTCGTGCCCGTCGACGGGGTGTTCCCGCTTTCGCCTGCCTTCGACACCGTCGGACTGTTTGCTTCCGACCTCGGCCTGCTGACCACGGCGTTCGAGGTGATCAGGGAAGACGATTCCGGCGAGGCCACCGGTTCGAGTGCGGCGTCCTTCCCCGCGGGCAGCGGCGAACGGACGATCGATGTCAGTCTCTTCGCCGATGAGGACGACCGGGCGAGAGACCTGCTCATGACGGTCCCGGACCTCACGATCACCTCGGCGAACGGGCCGGGCTTGGTCGAACTCCTCGACGACCTTGCACCGATCTACGACTTCATCCGCCTCTACGAGGCATTCGATGTGCATCGGGAGCTCTTCGCCGAGCACGCCGCGAACTATCAGCCCGGGGTGGCGAAGAAGATCGAAGCCGGCCTGGGCCTCGGCGAGGCCGAATATCGGATGCAGCTGAAGGCGCTCGCCGAACTGCGGGAACGGGCGCTCACGGTGTTCGATGCCGCCGATTTCCTGCTCACTCCAGCCATCGACGGACCCGTGATCCGCTGGGACGAGATCGCCGCGGATTCGGCTGCGAAGTTCATGCGCTATTCGATGCCGTTCAACGTCCTCGGCTGGCCGGCGCTGACGATCCCGCTGCCCGGGGCCGGAACGTCGGAAGGGCCGCAGGCCGTGCAGCTGGTCGGACGTCCCGGCGGTGACCGCGAACTCCTCGCCTTCGCCTCTCGGCTGGGATGA
- a CDS encoding amidase — protein sequence MNTDTPRPGTANPTGPATPPSHATEPWTLSATEALAAFRSKELSPVDYLTSLLGRITSEDERINAVTEVIEEAVTSAREAEDFYANATSDDLAEAAATRPLLGLPVIAKEKHALAGRGLTQGLLHERDTVATADAAIIGRIRAAGGYVHARATSPEFSCATITHSPMWGVTRNPWNLELSPGGSSGGSGAALAAGFASLATASDIAGSTRLPAAFTGTVGFKAPYGRIPGVQPLAADWYRGDGPMARSVADTALLARVMVGVDASDHATIASPGFLDDFDPAEAADRLRGRRVALCVRLGDFPVGKDIEANTRAIASALESAGAEVEEIELPWTYERIFETAFTHFGYLLAPAMRAATRGHEDTLADYTLRFMADTEAVASRRSFYDGLAMEAQIQAELAAAMDGFDVLLAPTSAVAGLEAGASYLDGITVGGDGVGREGAGDGAVAATGGTAGVRLDHYWQAHMTMPFNICNRVPIVGVPSGMADCGIPTGVQVIAHPFDDGTAFDVAAAIEALRPWTGLAPM from the coding sequence CAAGGAGCTGTCGCCGGTCGACTACCTGACCTCTCTCCTCGGCCGCATCACGTCCGAAGATGAGCGCATCAATGCGGTCACGGAAGTCATCGAGGAGGCGGTCACCTCGGCGCGGGAGGCGGAGGACTTCTACGCGAACGCCACGAGCGATGACCTCGCCGAGGCGGCCGCCACCCGGCCCTTGCTCGGACTTCCCGTGATCGCCAAGGAGAAGCACGCCCTGGCCGGGCGCGGGCTGACCCAGGGTCTCCTCCACGAACGCGACACCGTCGCGACAGCCGACGCCGCGATCATCGGACGCATCCGCGCCGCCGGCGGGTACGTCCATGCCAGAGCGACCTCTCCGGAGTTCAGCTGCGCGACGATCACGCATTCGCCGATGTGGGGAGTCACCCGCAATCCCTGGAACCTCGAGCTCTCACCGGGCGGGTCCTCGGGCGGATCGGGTGCCGCGCTCGCCGCCGGTTTCGCGTCCCTGGCCACCGCCTCGGACATCGCCGGCTCGACGCGGCTGCCCGCAGCGTTCACCGGAACCGTCGGGTTCAAGGCACCCTACGGCCGCATCCCCGGCGTCCAGCCCCTGGCCGCGGACTGGTACCGCGGCGATGGGCCGATGGCCCGCTCCGTCGCCGACACCGCCCTGCTCGCCCGGGTGATGGTCGGAGTCGATGCCAGCGATCACGCGACGATCGCCTCGCCCGGATTCCTCGATGACTTCGACCCCGCCGAGGCGGCCGACCGGCTCCGCGGACGCAGGGTCGCGCTGTGCGTGCGCTTGGGGGACTTCCCCGTCGGGAAGGACATCGAAGCGAACACCCGCGCGATCGCCTCGGCGCTGGAGTCGGCGGGCGCGGAAGTCGAGGAGATCGAACTGCCGTGGACATACGAGCGGATCTTCGAGACCGCGTTCACGCACTTCGGGTACCTGCTCGCCCCCGCCATGCGCGCGGCCACCCGCGGCCACGAGGACACTCTGGCCGACTACACGCTGCGGTTCATGGCCGACACCGAGGCGGTCGCCTCCCGTCGTTCCTTCTATGACGGTCTCGCCATGGAAGCGCAGATCCAGGCGGAGCTCGCCGCAGCGATGGACGGATTCGATGTGCTGCTAGCCCCCACCTCGGCGGTGGCGGGATTGGAAGCCGGAGCCAGCTATCTCGACGGGATCACGGTCGGTGGCGACGGAGTCGGTCGCGAGGGCGCAGGTGACGGTGCAGTCGCTGCCACTGGTGGGACGGCTGGTGTGCGCCTCGATCACTACTGGCAGGCGCACATGACGATGCCGTTCAACATCTGCAACCGGGTGCCGATCGTGGGCGTGCCCTCCGGGATGGCCGACTGCGGCATCCCCACCGGCGTCCAGGTCATCGCCCACCCGTTTGACGACGGCACTGCCTTCGACGTCGCCGCCGCGATCGAGGCACTGCGTCCGTGGACGGGGCTCGCGCCAATGTGA